The window ATGCAGACAGAGCAGAGTGACTTGGCTGACAAACTTATTTGTGGTAAACCCATATGAGACATTTTACTAGGCCTGATCCAGATTTCACGGAGCATCTTACCAGTGAACCCTCCAGGTTGAAAGTCTGAGCGTTCTGGCAGAGCAGCATGACATCTTTCTCCAAGTCATTTAGACTGCGGTATTTATGACTCCTTATGCGTTCCTGCAAACCAACAGTCACAACATATATAATTACGCCGTCTTAACGGGAACAGTTTCAATGTTAGTTAATTTTCAATAAAGTGTCGAAAAATTCTTGTTATATAAATACAAACTATTATAATTAGTTTCCGTATATAAACGAATTTCCAAGTGTACAAATATATGAATTTCCTTGTGTACAAATCCATTGTAATGGACAAACaaggaaaataatatttacCAAACAATTATTATGGACTTTTAAGTAACGTACCTTAATCTTGCGGAAATCCACAGGTTTTCGGATAAGCTCATAATACTCAGGCAGCTCTTTACGAGAGGGAAGCTGGATGAACACCTCACTCAGCTGTCTACCACTGCTGACATAAAGCAAGATCAAATATAATGCAAACATGACAAAATACAGaattacatttgttttattggctacatttaaacaaaacattaaatgtattgTCAGACATGCAGTTTAACCATCGGCAAGTTAGCTAGCAGAGGTCAGTAAATAGTGTTAATAGTACAGCTTACTTGTCTTTATACTTGATGACCGCatcaacaatttttttcatcttcttggtgagtgatgGTGGGTTGGGAGAGAGTTTCTCAGCAGGGGGACGACCACGCTTCTTTTGCTTTTTACTGTCCTCATCCTTATCTCTGCCTCGTCCACTGGAGCTAGGCGTAGCTGGGCCTGGAAGGTCCAAGTCACGGTCTCGCTTCCTCTTCCGGGTCGTCTTCTTATGCCGTACTTCCTCTTCAATCTCCTCGAGTGTGCCCTCTTCTATAGCCTAAGGAGTGATTGAGACAAACCATAATTTTACCAAGTATTTaattatctaaaataaataaaacaaacaaacaaacaaacaaacatgcctaAAATGCTtcaagaaatgcaaaaaattaaGGATAAATAAAATTAGCTAAGGAGAAATATATGCTTGCTACAAGATGTGGACCGAACAGGTTCTTATGCATTAATCTCACCTTAAGCCACTGTTTCTCAGTAAGCGAGTCACTGTAGTCCACCTCTTTCCTCTGCCGTGATCCACGACCAAACatcttctcctcctcttcctcacagGTGAGTCTTTCTACCTCTGCATCGTCCTTCATAATCCAGGTGGGGAGCTCATCTTCCTCCATTAGACGTGGCCTACGCTTGGGGTTCCGTGCTTCTTCTCGGCGCCGGTCTAGATCCATGCGCTGAAGAGAAGCAGGTCATAAACGGAGAGGAACAATAAAACATAGCATGGGTGAAACAGCAAAATTAAAGACAACAGCACATAGAGAGAACACATGTAGGGCTGTATTACATAAATACATGTCGTGCATTGATGCACATCTTTTTATTTCCTCCATAATTTTGCTTGTGTCGTGGAATGAgactttatttctaaaaaaatctCCAGCTGATTGACAGATGAGTAGTAATTCTTTAAACAaaccacctaaaaaaaaatgctgtgctTACTGTGTGAAATGACTTACCACAGATAAGCATGCACACAGCATGAGCATCTCAAAAGAAAACACTCTCTGACCTTAGAACAAGTCAGCAGCCTTAGTATGTATTAGAAGGAGTTTAGTCTTATTGTTGGAGGGTGTCAGGACTTTGCAGCTCGAATTTACTGTGCATGTAAGTTATAGCTTGACAAGGCCATTTAACTGGACTACTGTCCTTGTCCCATAATACCAGCATGGCACCCCACTGCATTATCTGGGTGTGCTAGTCCAATTTTGacgttttataaaaaaataaaaaggttcagttttagtcAGGCTAACAACTAGTTGGACTAACAACTTTATTTAAACTTAGAGTGCCTAAGTGTCACTGTGCACTGATCAGTTTATTACAGCTGCTTATTAATTCCCGACACTTATTTTTTCATGTGGGGAAAATAAATTCATTGTATATCAATATAGAATTTCTATGAGAATGGTTGAAAAGGTTAAAAGTTTAACCAGCAAAGTCATGGTTATCTACTGGgctgttaaaaacaaacaaacaaacaaaaaaactattaaatcaCCCAAtcagaaaattttaattactggaaaaataatcaactctATTTTGGGGAGGGAGAGTGAGaaggagaaataaataaaaagataagtcGATAAGGATATAATTGTTAGgtgcaaaataaatgtatacaaatgcaaacatgcgttaataaataaaaatttaaatacatgggTGCAGTATGAATTTAAGAGATCTCAACAGTAATTAGATACAATAATTACCATGAAGTGATCAAACTCCTCCTCGCTTCTGGCAATCATTTGGTTGACAGTCTCATCATCAGGTACCTCATCTTCCTCCTGAAATAGGACAAGATTTCAAATCAGCAAACAACGATTTTCATTGATACCACTAAAATCTCTCCTCTTTATACATGCAAagtatttttttgcataacaATTAGGTTACATACTATAAAAGGGAGTCAaacaatttttgtttaaaaaaatagacagaATGAGTTTAGAGGCTCTACCTCATCCTGTTCTTCATGCTCAAGGATCGCCTGCAGGAAGGCTCTGCGCTCGTGGCTGGAAGACTTCTGGTCGAACATACCAGCCTGGATCACCTTCTGGTCCACGTTTAATTTGTACTTGGCAGCAGCCAGGATCTTCTCTTCCACACTGTTCACAGTGCAAAGACGCAAAACACGCACCTCGTTCTGTTGCCCAATGCGATGAGCACGATCCTGAGCTTGTAGGTCCTGCAGAAAACGAGCGGGACAAAAAGGAAAATGAGGTTGAGTGGTGCTGTGAATTGTGAGAAGATGTACGCTGTGAAAACTGTGAATCTCTCTCCTGGCTGTCCTCATACCTGATGAGGATTCCAGTCACTATCAAAAATGATAACAGTGTCAGCAGATTGCAGGTTCAGTCCCAGGCCACCAGCTCTGGTACTCAGCAGGAATATAAAGTATTGAAAGGAAGGGTCATTAAAGTTCTTCAGCAGCATGCCACGGTCCTCAGCCTTAGTGGTTCCTTTGTacatgaattaaaacaattatttaactaaagttaaacagttaaattttaaagttattaaaatacATACCTACAACTTATTCAAATAGAACTATAATATGAAAACAAAGACAGATGAACTCACCATCCAGACGCAAGTAACTAAAATTTCGGTAGGCGAAATAGTCCTCCATGATGGTCATGAGTGAAGTCATCTGACAAAAAAGTAGCACTTTGTGGTTGGTTGCACGCAGCTTGGGAAGAATGCGGTCCAGAAGCTCAAACTTTCCAGAGGCTCGATACAAGTCTGGCCTGGAGAGaaggtgattaaaaaaaacccaaaagaaGTCAAATAGAGTGATAGAAGGAAGAACATGCATATTTATCTGTATGCTTATAAAAGAACTTACCCTTGAACAATACCTCCGGTAAAGCCAAGGTGCTCAGAGAAGGAttcctaaaaaaattaaataatcataGTAAACTTTACATAGCTCTAATGTACTGCTATATTGAAAGGATTTAGTGGTTGGACACTGTTTCCTTTATACAAAAATGCAATTGATCTTCATAGTATAGCAAAAAGGTTGgcttatacagtaaaaactgttaaaaaatattgGCTTATGTCTTTAAGCATACCTCAATATGCTGAAACATGTATGGGTGGTTACAGATCTTTCGCAGCTGCATGATTGTGTTCATCAGCGTCTTGGTTCCACCTTTACCCTGCAATACAGAACACACATTACTGATTACCCCTCAAATATACACTTCCTTTTTGGTTGCTGTTGGTTTCCATCATTACCTTTTTGTCTTTCTCAGAGCCATCAGTAAGCAGGACTCCTTTAGCTTGCATGTGTCTGTACAGTACTCTCTGAAGTGCTGACATGTCGCACTTGATCACATACTCAACCTACACCGGAACCAATATAAATCAGCAGAGTTATTGACTGATTTCAAGtcaacacagattttttttaagcaccatatgtaactttttttaaatgctcaaCAAACTGTTACTATtcagacattaaataaaatccaaTAATAAGTAAGAAGTTAGCTAGTAAGTAGAGTGGTGACTAAAATTCAAAACAATAGATTATGGATTTAATGAAGACACTTAGTGCTGCTGTCTATACAAACAGAAAATACTGAATAATGACTACAGGCCTTGGTGCTGAGTATAATGCAACattccaagattttttttttttttgacaaaacaCTTCAAGatgaaaaaatgcaaacatgcatgtaaaaaaataaataaaaataaaccttcTCAGGCAGCTGGGCCTCTACTTCTTTCTTGAGCCTTCTGAGCAGGAAGGGGCGGAGCACTTTGTGCAGACGGCGAATGATCAGAATGGTCTCTTCCTCATTGAGATCAACCTGcagaatgaaaataataaataaccatCATTCTGCCTCTTTAAATTTGCACAACCACATATGAAATGATATCATAACCATGACACAGATACAAAACTTTACCTTTTCACCAGTCATGGCAAATGGGGCATTAAACCATTGCTCAAAGGTGCTGCAGCTTTTGAAGATTGTTGGCAGCAGAAAGTTGAGCAGGGCCCAAAGCTCAGGCAGCTTGTTTTGCAGAGGAGTACCCGTGAGTAGCAAGCGCCTGGGGGCAAGGTAGTGTGTGTTTAGAACCTGAGTCAGCTTACAGTGATGATTCTTCATACGGTGACCCTCATCCACAATCATGTACTTCCAGCGGAGctgaaaaaataatgataagcTTACTAAAAATCATATGCATTTGAAAATACTATAAACACCACATATACTGTATCCTGCATTACATGAGGGAGTGTttgagtcaaaccgggacatgTGATCAATTCTCatgaattaaaaagtaaaacttgttgacatttacagaagacttcaagcatagTGCGTtgataagactcttagccacattaaaacatttgaatgtcccccccacacacacatttccacatGGTTGTGTTATTAACGGAGTTACTGCATTTCCAATGTGAAGGAGGCAGTTCGTAAGCAAACTTTCTACGATGGTATCCAAGAAcgagtgaaatgctgggataagtatATTAGTGTACCAAAATAGgttaaaaagtttgtttttactttaataaatgtattgttatTATGAACAAGCACAAGCCACAGCTTGACTTGAATGCCCATCATAGTTTCATCTAAACAGAAAGAACAATGGTACACATATGTGCTGTGTTTGATTGATCTACCTTGGCCAGCACGTGCTTATCTTTGATGATGTACTCATAGGTGGTAAGAAGCACATTGAACTTGCCACTGCGTAGAATGGGAATAAAAGACCGTCGAGCAGCAGGAGAGCCCTGAAAAGACAAGGAAAAACAGTGAACCATGgaaccacagagagagagagagggcaagAGGAAGACAATGCTCTCTTCATTTCAGAAAATAGTAAATAGTCTTAATCACCTTATAAGAGACTTTGACCACAGATGGAGCCCATTTATCAAATTCATAAACCCAGTTGGAGAGAGTCCTgtgaaaagaaaacactgaCGTAAAAACAGACCAGAAACTGTTAAAAGCTTTTAGTTTACTTAAAAGCCGTTTCCACTGCACTTACCAGAGAAACTCACAGACATCTCCTTTTGTCATATTTGACTTGCATTTAAAGAAGCTAGGCTTTAAATTCAAAAGGTGTTAGAAACCTGACAGTAATGGATGTTTCCGCTCTGGCATGCCACCTAGGGTAAGACTGTTAAAATCTCCAGATGTGCATAAGACAAGAAGGAAGCAAGTGCGTAACTGGGGGGACATTATAACGCTCAAACGAAAATTAAAAGAGGGTTTAAAttagaatgaataaatgaacaaacaaagtTCATTCAGAGTCTGTGATTTTGTTCACTCAGAGTCTGTGCAGTTGGAGATGAGGGCAAACTTTAGCATGGAGGAGTAGAGAAATAATAAGACACACCTGTTGCTTATCTGTATCAGTTATATTACCaagctgtttttctttcttttttgcccTGTGAGCTGAAACAGAGTGCTTTGTGtgcactcgtgtgtgtgtgtagatgaatGATAGCCACTGGAAAGCAGCCAAGACcctgttctttttgtttatgcatatttttaaacagtgaaacatggaCATACAACAGCTACCACAGTTCACAGATTTCTTTCACAGACAGCTGAACTTgctacatcatcatcatttgtCCAATAGGTTTGGGAACCCACTGGAATAATGTAAACTAGGAAACCAAAACAGCTGTGCTGGGAGCAATACTGaactgtttaaaatatatatttattgttttaataatttcgAGACAGGATCAAAACTGAGGTGAACTTACGAGAGGGGTACGATTATGAGGAAGGGTCCATTGAGACGTTTGTACTCCATGAGGTAGGTGATGAGTGCGATGGTCTGGATAGTCTTTCCCAAGCCCATTTCATCCGCAAGAATGCCATTTAGATTATTGTTAAACAGAGACACAAgccactccagaccttttatctggccacacacacagagcaagaaaaaaaatattctggttAACATAATATAGTTAGTCTTAATATTTGAGCATCTATAAACCCTGCTTGCCTGTACCTGGTACTGTTTGAGTGTCCCATTAATCAAGAGTGAAGACTGTCTGTCCACTTTCTCAGTTACTGCGTGTGCCACTGCGTAGTAAGATTGCAGGCCTATGTTGAACTGAGCATTACCATACTCATCATCCACATCCTGCTTAGCATGGCTGCACGACAAAGAAAGAGATATTTCTAGCAATTCAAAGCAGAAAGCATCTTATAAACTCAACACCCCCCCATAATATGGACTTTTAAGACGACATAGGATGAAAACCGTTGTATACTCACTCAATAATATGACGTGCATCCACTTCAGACACATCCTCACTGTCAGGATCTGgaattttcttcttctcctctgcTGGGGCCTGGGATGGTTGAGGATGCTCTTCGTCGTCTTCCTGCAGGGCAACAGGGTGGTGTGAAtaataaagcacacacagtaatcGTATAACAGGATGTCTTAATAGATTATGTCATGTTATCAGCAAATGCACAGCACAGTTAGCGACTTCTGCTAGAGACAGTTCAAGGCTAGATATCATCAAACATGCTGTCTGCAGTGCGCGTGCACAACTAAGAGTACAAGCACATGGACATACACAGGAATATAAGGACAGACTATGATTACCTCATCTTCATCTGAGCCACTGTCTTCACTATCAGACCGTGGTGCCACTTCATATCTACAGGTACGacatgaaaattttttttaaaaagataaataaaagagaaaaatttgcagccaaaaaaaaaaaaacattaaccagCATTTCACCTCCTggtgtgtttaatattaaactcaatgaatatacatttaaatctttaaatgaaaaagaagaaaaaaaaaacccgcctGTACCTAGTGTTCATGGCAAAAGTGACCTTTCATCTCACACGCATGCTTACCCAGGGTTCATCTCCAGCCAGGCCTCCAGCTGGTTTGCTTTGGGAGCATCCACACCAGTCAGAATCTTGCCGCTGTCCACATGAATGACTTTCACGGGGAGGTCACTCATCTGACTGGTCTCGTCCAGAGGCTGCAGGACAGGGGAATGTTAAAACCAGTTAAATCATGTCATGCAAACAAAAGGCAGAAGCTACACTACTGAGCACTGAAAACAGGACAATATCTAAAagctttaaacaaaaactaaagtaAAGCACTATTAATGCTTCACAGATACAGCTACTATTTCCTTATATAGTAGAGGTGAAGCAGACAGGGAATAACTTGTAGATGTGCTGTTACATGTTTCTCCAAATTTCCTTTTACATTTAAGTTAATTTGCTGCtagacaaagttttttttacacttttgatCTGTTAGTATATACACAGTAATGAGTACTATTAAAAGGAGAATGCTTACCTCTCCATCTGGTCCCAGTACTGGAGCTCCAACCTCACCATTGTCTGCCTtctatgacaaataaaaatgacattttaggcaacaattaaaacattattaccAGGTGCGCGTTATAAGATAACCTAAAGTCCcaccttctttttctttttcttcttcttctccttgaGGGCCTGAACAGCCTTATGGGCACGCACAAGCTCTGTGAGGTTGGCCACATACTCATCTGTCTGCTGTAGCAGGTAGGCCAGACGCTTATCTTTCTTCTGGTCAATCAGCTTCCTATAACCCTCCTCATCCTCTGCCTAGGGGACAGATTGGGAATATGCTTAAACGTGGATAAAAAGCTAGactgttttagatttttttttttttaaactgtttacatGCTCACCATCAGCCTACGCATTCTCTCCTTCTCGATGCGCTCGTTCTCTTTTTTCTGCTCACGCTCAGTGTTTGCATGGTAGGTGGACACAGCTTTGGTGAGCTTCTGAAGTTTTCCTGTGATGGAGCGATGGTACTCTTTAAAGTCTTTAGCATGCTGAAGGATACTGTTGAGATATTCctggagaaaaaaggaaagaaagatcaTGTATTTTCTTCAGGCTTTATAAACCAGTTGCCTGCAGTCACGAACATTCAACAAAATAGTCAAATTGAAACCACAACCTATACAAAATTATACAAAGCTCTAGGCTAAAAATGCCAACCAAATTCTACATTCAGTTGTTGCATAAGCCTAAGATAATATATCCAAGTACCTGGTGCTTTTGACGACGTTTGCGCTCTTGCTCAATCTTCTGCTGCTTCTCCAGTTTCTCTGTGATACGAGCCTCACGAAGAGACTGTCTCTTGCTTCGTTTGTAGGCTTTGGCATTGAGTGCTGTCTCTAGGGCTGTGTCACGTCGCATACACACTACTACCTCCTGTCGCAGCTGTGAGAGCAACAATCATTAGAGGTTAACAAAGATTCACGCTGCTAGACACATgatgcatttctgttttttagCATGTAACTATCTTTACAAAAACATAAAGTATTTGATATGATAGAAATTAAAAGCAGCGGCTGGAagacaacatattttttttttttttagatatgacAAATTAACCTACCTGTCTCTGAAAGTTAAGAAGTCTCAGGGCCTTCAGCTCAATGGTGGCTTTGGTCCTCAGGTCTACTGCTAGTGAGCCAGGAATGTTTTCTAGCTCTTGGATACGATGGGATATACGAGCTTGTAATCTGACAAGAAGAAGTGATTGGAGAAGTTAAAGGACCAAACACTTATAATAGGCATGCAAATTATTTTCCTCATCACTCCAATTCTCTCTCACCTGTATTCCCTCTCCTGTAGAATCTCCACAGGATCAAGGCCACGGGGTTTCTGGACAGGCGTGATGCGGTTTTGTTTAGGATGCAGCATCATGGGAGGCGGCTGAGCTGGTTGGCCTGGAGACTGGGTCTGAGGGGGCATGACAGGTGAAGCGGCTGGGGGTACAGAGGGTGGGGCAGGGGAGGGGCGACCGGTAGGCTGGGGCGGGATTAACTTCTGAGGAGCACTGGCTGGGGCAGCAGCATTCACCATTGGCCCTATGACACACAAAGTTTAGCACACCAATAAAATCTCACACAGTTCTTACTGAAATCTAAGCCAACACCCTCAGGATCATAGTGCTTTGAAAATAACATGTacctaaaaaaatctaattatcacataatatataaaaagactAGAATAAAAAGACTTTTCGGTGCTCACCCTCAGGCCATGATTTGGGTGGTCCATTGGGAGGCTGTCCCTGCATACCTGGGGGAACTCCGGATGGTCCTGGAGGAGGCATATTTGGTCCTACCATACCTGTAAAAGGAGACAAAGGCATCTGGTTTCTATGGGTGTAATCCATGGACCATGCAATAAACAGCAGCATAGCAGTTGTCTTTTTAAACTGTTCTAACCTatattttggttgttttttgtaTAGTGACAGGAATAAATCTTAATATCTTAaacatgtttcttttatttctctgtgcAGTAAAGgagtaaaaagaataaaagagcaGCATTACCATGTGGTCTGTTGTAATTGGGGCCAGCTGGGCCAGGGCCTACAGGTCCAGGAGGACCAgctccaggtcctgaagcagggGGCATATTGGGCATTCCTGGCTGCATTCCTGGCATTGGCCGTTTGCCCTGCACAGCCATCTGCAGGTGATCAGGCAAAGCCTGGCCACGAGCCAGCATCTTGTATGCCATGATCTGTGCACGGAGCTGGTGCAGCTGGTTTTGGTTGAATGGTGTGGGGCCTCCGGGGCCTCCCGGGCCACTAGGACCCGCAGGCCCGCCATTAGGCCCTGTGACCGGACCAGGTGCAGTACCCCCACCTCGATTTTGCTGGCTCATAGCCTGAGGGTCACCACCCTCCATGGGCACACCAGCAGGGCCAGAGGGCATCATTGGGCCAGAGGGAGGGCCATTGGCAGGCACAGGACTGGGAGCATGTTCAGAGCCACCAAGGGGAGAGGGATAACctgaaaaaattaaacacacaagGTCAAAGAAAACTATGAATaaacagtaccagtcaaaagtgtaGACACAACTCCTGATTTCTTTTCCACATCTGGTGATTTTAAgtctataaaataacacaaacggaattaggtaattaagtataAACAACAATTAATCGTTATTTTAATATATGCCAGTTCTGGCAAAGTTGTTGCAGAAACAGTAtaatcaagtgcatttgcaaaaaccatTAAGCACCACGATGACCATTAAGACGACCCCAGGAAAAAAAGACCAAGTCTTGGCTATGTGGTAAGGAAGAACAGCATTCAggtcaacttttatttttctcctctTACCTTTTTGTCAGCAAAGTAAATAAAAGGGTACTCAGACATGCTAACTTGTAGCACTGTAGTCTGTCCCTCTTGCTAACTAAGCTTAGCAGTGCAATTCTTGGTCTGTCCATGTTTGCTTGCTTGACATGGACCGTGTTCTATGGCAATTAGGGATGAGAAGAAACACCATGAACCTTCTGATACAATTTTATCCTGATATCTAGGCACCAATTTGTATGGtaacttttattaatattaaatattttaattttataaatatccagatattgttacaattttaaacaattaaaattgtttctaccacacaggatgatgtgctgtgtaaatagtttacagaacactaaaaaattttatactacAACAGTTGCTTGACTTTGTgagaaagcaaacaaaaagtcTGTTGCAACGCATTTAGGCCTTCAGTTTTATCACAGATATTTGGACTAGCAGTGTCAGTTTATCAGTTTAACTGCACAGTGGCTTAATAAAGACTTTACTAAGAGTTGCTTTATTTGCAAAGCAGTTTGGGGGTTCAGGCACTAGCAAAGCAGAGATAAGCTTCAGACATGGGGCATTCCTAGAAGTTCTGTTCAGACAGTACTCTGGGACATTGCCAGGTAGTCGTATCGGTACTGGCAAGTACCCAAATGGACGGAGTTATATTCTTACTCAGTCTGACAAAAAGTGATTAGTGCACTCctagattaaataaattatgaactataatagagagaaaaagaagaaaaatacttTGGGTGGAGAAATTCTgtcaatcaataaaaaaacaaaacaaggaaaCTGTAGAACCACTACATGCATACAAGATTTCCCTCTTGGGCATAAATCTTCATACCACAAGTGGGTAATTAAAAGATACCTCAAAATGCAATATTAAAACTACACCATGTTAAGAATATACCTTGAGAATGTTGGTCCATGGGACTGGGAGGTGGTCCCATACCAGGGTGGGCACCCGGTCTCATGCCCATTCCTTTCATCTGGCTGTAGCGAGGGTCATCTGGCATGCCCTTCTCTTGCATGCCCTCCATAGGCtgtagacaaaaagaaaaaacaggttTAAAGGTTAAACAATTATATTAGTTGactaaactaaaaaataaaattaaaaaaaaggtagtaacaataaaacacaatCTGCAAATACACTTAGAACAAATGTGACAATCATTTCTATACAAAAATAGAaccttaaaaaaaggtaaaaaatagtAGTTGAGTGCATTGTGGTCTTATAACAGTCaattgtttgaaaaaaaaaatggaattgaaCTTTCTAGTAACTAGAAAAAGAACATAATCAAGCAAGAAATGAATGTAGCCATAAATTACATGACAACTAGAGAATTATCACACATCAAATTTAGAGTATAAAGGAGAAAACTATATAGTACAAAGTCTCCATCTCGTTAATTATTAACACCA of the Clarias gariepinus isolate MV-2021 ecotype Netherlands chromosome 16, CGAR_prim_01v2, whole genome shotgun sequence genome contains:
- the smarca4a gene encoding SWI/SNF related, matrix associated, actin dependent regulator of chromatin, subfamily a, member 4a isoform X3, whose protein sequence is MSTPDPPMGGTPRPGPSPGPGPSPGAMLGPSPGPSPGSAHGMMGPSPGPPPTGHNLPPQGPTGYAQENMHQMHKPMEGMQEKGMPDDPRYSQMKGMGMRPGAHPGMGPPPSPMDQHSQGYPSPLGGSEHAPSPVPANGPPSGPMMPSGPAGVPMEGGDPQAMSQQNRGGGTAPGPVTGPNGGPAGPSGPGGPGGPTPFNQNQLHQLRAQIMAYKMLARGQALPDHLQMAVQGKRPMPGMQPGMPNMPPASGPGAGPPGPVGPGPAGPNYNRPHGMVGPNMPPPGPSGVPPGMQGQPPNGPPKSWPEGPMVNAAAPASAPQKLIPPQPTGRPSPAPPSVPPAASPVMPPQTQSPGQPAQPPPMMLHPKQNRITPVQKPRGLDPVEILQEREYRLQARISHRIQELENIPGSLAVDLRTKATIELKALRLLNFQRQLRQEVVVCMRRDTALETALNAKAYKRSKRQSLREARITEKLEKQQKIEQERKRRQKHQEYLNSILQHAKDFKEYHRSITGKLQKLTKAVSTYHANTEREQKKENERIEKERMRRLMAEDEEGYRKLIDQKKDKRLAYLLQQTDEYVANLTELVRAHKAVQALKEKKKKKKKKADNGEVGAPVLGPDGEPLDETSQMSDLPVKVIHVDSGKILTGVDAPKANQLEAWLEMNPGYEVAPRSDSEDSGSDEDEEDDEEHPQPSQAPAEEKKKIPDPDSEDVSEVDARHIIDHAKQDVDDEYGNAQFNIGLQSYYAVAHAVTEKVDRQSSLLINGTLKQYQIKGLEWLVSLFNNNLNGILADEMGLGKTIQTIALITYLMEYKRLNGPFLIIVPLSTLSNWVYEFDKWAPSVVKVSYKGSPAARRSFIPILRSGKFNVLLTTYEYIIKDKHVLAKLRWKYMIVDEGHRMKNHHCKLTQVLNTHYLAPRRLLLTGTPLQNKLPELWALLNFLLPTIFKSCSTFEQWFNAPFAMTGEKVDLNEEETILIIRRLHKVLRPFLLRRLKKEVEAQLPEKVEYVIKCDMSALQRVLYRHMQAKGVLLTDGSEKDKKGKGGTKTLMNTIMQLRKICNHPYMFQHIEESFSEHLGFTGGIVQGPDLYRASGKFELLDRILPKLRATNHKVLLFCQMTSLMTIMEDYFAYRNFSYLRLDGTTKAEDRGMLLKNFNDPSFQYFIFLLSTRAGGLGLNLQSADTVIIFDSDWNPHQDLQAQDRAHRIGQQNEVRVLRLCTVNSVEEKILAAAKYKLNVDQKVIQAGMFDQKSSSHERRAFLQAILEHEEQDEEEDEVPDDETVNQMIARSEEEFDHFMRMDLDRRREEARNPKRRPRLMEEDELPTWIMKDDAEVERLTCEEEEEKMFGRGSRQRKEVDYSDSLTEKQWLKAIEEGTLEEIEEEVRHKKTTRKRKRDRDLDLPGPATPSSSGRGRDKDEDSKKQKKRGRPPAEKLSPNPPSLTKKMKKIVDAVIKYKDNSGRQLSEVFIQLPSRKELPEYYELIRKPVDFRKIKERIRSHKYRSLNDLEKDVMLLCQNAQTFNLEGSLIYEDSIVLQSVFTSVRQKIEKEEDSDGEESEEEEEEADEGSESESRSVKVKIKLSRKEKAVERGKGRRRTGRGSRPKPVVSDDDSEEEQEEERSASGSEED
- the smarca4a gene encoding SWI/SNF related, matrix associated, actin dependent regulator of chromatin, subfamily a, member 4a isoform X2, whose translation is MSTPDPPMGGTPRPGPSPGPGPSPGAMLGPSPGPSPGSAHGMMGPSPGPPPTGHNLPPQGPTGYAQENMHQMHKPMEGMQEKGMPDDPRYSQMKGMGMRPGAHPGMGPPPSPMDQHSQGYPSPLGGSEHAPSPVPANGPPSGPMMPSGPAGVPMEGGDPQAMSQQNRGGGTAPGPVTGPNGGPAGPSGPGGPGGPTPFNQNQLHQLRAQIMAYKMLARGQALPDHLQMAVQGKRPMPGMQPGMPNMPPASGPGAGPPGPVGPGPAGPNYNRPHGMVGPNMPPPGPSGVPPGMQGQPPNGPPKSWPEGPMVNAAAPASAPQKLIPPQPTGRPSPAPPSVPPAASPVMPPQTQSPGQPAQPPPMMLHPKQNRITPVQKPRGLDPVEILQEREYRLQARISHRIQELENIPGSLAVDLRTKATIELKALRLLNFQRQLRQEVVVCMRRDTALETALNAKAYKRSKRQSLREARITEKLEKQQKIEQERKRRQKHQEYLNSILQHAKDFKEYHRSITGKLQKLTKAVSTYHANTEREQKKENERIEKERMRRLMAEDEEGYRKLIDQKKDKRLAYLLQQTDEYVANLTELVRAHKAVQALKEKKKKKKKKKADNGEVGAPVLGPDGEPLDETSQMSDLPVKVIHVDSGKILTGVDAPKANQLEAWLEMNPGYEVAPRSDSEDSGSDEDEEDDEEHPQPSQAPAEEKKKIPDPDSEDVSEVDARHIIDHAKQDVDDEYGNAQFNIGLQSYYAVAHAVTEKVDRQSSLLINGTLKQYQIKGLEWLVSLFNNNLNGILADEMGLGKTIQTIALITYLMEYKRLNGPFLIIVPLSTLSNWVYEFDKWAPSVVKVSYKGSPAARRSFIPILRSGKFNVLLTTYEYIIKDKHVLAKLRWKYMIVDEGHRMKNHHCKLTQVLNTHYLAPRRLLLTGTPLQNKLPELWALLNFLLPTIFKSCSTFEQWFNAPFAMTGEKVDLNEEETILIIRRLHKVLRPFLLRRLKKEVEAQLPEKVEYVIKCDMSALQRVLYRHMQAKGVLLTDGSEKDKKGKGGTKTLMNTIMQLRKICNHPYMFQHIEESFSEHLGFTGGIVQGPDLYRASGKFELLDRILPKLRATNHKVLLFCQMTSLMTIMEDYFAYRNFSYLRLDGTTKAEDRGMLLKNFNDPSFQYFIFLLSTRAGGLGLNLQSADTVIIFDSDWNPHQDLQAQDRAHRIGQQNEVRVLRLCTVNSVEEKILAAAKYKLNVDQKVIQAGMFDQKSSSHERRAFLQAILEHEEQDEEEDEVPDDETVNQMIARSEEEFDHFMRMDLDRRREEARNPKRRPRLMEEDELPTWIMKDDAEVERLTCEEEEEKMFGRGSRQRKEVDYSDSLTEKQWLKAIEEGTLEEIEEEVRHKKTTRKRKRDRDLDLPGPATPSSSGRGRDKDEDSKKQKKRGRPPAEKLSPNPPSLTKKMKKIVDAVIKYKDNGRQLSEVFIQLPSRKELPEYYELIRKPVDFRKIKERIRSHKYRSLNDLEKDVMLLCQNAQTFNLEGSLIYEDSIVLQSVFTSVRQKIEKEEDSDGEESEEEEEEADEGSESESRSVKVKIKLSRKEKAVERGKGRRRTGRGSRPKPVVSDDDSEEEQEEERSASGSEED